The genomic window GACACGCCGCAGCTCAACGGCGCGGCGCTGGCGTTTTTGCAGTACACCTCCGGCTCAACCTCAGCGCCCAAGGGCGTGATGCTCACGCATACCAATCTGCTCCACAATCAGCAGTTGATCCGCGATGCCTTCGGCCACACGCCTGCCAGCCGGGGCGTGATCTGGCTGCCGCCCTATCATGACATGGGCCTGATCGGCGGTATTCTGCAAGGGCTGTACGCTGGCTTCCCGATCACGCTCATGTCGCCGGTCGCGTTTTTGCAGCGTCCATTGCGCTGGCTGGAGGCGATCACGCGCTACGGCGCGACCTCCAGCGGCGGGCCGAATTTTGCCTACGATCTCTGCGCGCGCAAGATCACGCCCGATCAATGTGCCGCCCTCGACCTCAGCACGTGGGAGGTTGCCTTTTCGGGAGCCGAGCCCGTGCGCGCCGAGACGCTCGATCGCTTCGCGGCCACGTTTGCCCCCCACGGCTTCCGGCGCGAGGCGTTCTATCCGTGCTATGGCCTGGCCGAGGCGACGCTGATCGTGTCGGGCGGCACCAGGACCGCTCCGCCGATCATCCGCACGTTCGACGCCGAGGCCCTGACGCAGCACCGCGCGGTCGAGGCCGCCGAGACACCGGCGCAGACACGCGCGCTGGTCGGCTGTGGGCAGGTGCTTGGCGATCAGCGGATCGTGATCGTCGATCCGCAGCGGCGGACGCGCTGCCAGCCTGACGAGATCGGCGAGATCTGGGTGGCGGGGCCGAGCGTGGCGCAGGGCTACTGGCGGCGCGACGAGGCAACTCTCCAGACCTTCAAGGCGCGGCTCGCCGACACAGACGACGGCCCGTACCTGCGCACGGGCGACCTGGGCATCGTTCAAAACGGTGAGCTGTTCATCACCGGGCGGCTCAAAGACATGCTGATCATTCGGGGCCGCAACCACTATCCGCAAGACATCGAGCTAACTGTCGAACAGAGTCATCCGGCGCTGCGTCCGTCCGCGGGCGCTGCCTTCGCCGTGGAGATTGACGGCGAGGAGCACCTGTTCGTCGTGCAAGAGGTCGAGCGCCAGCACCGCAAGACCGATCTAAGCCTGGTCATCGCCGCGATCCGCCGTGCCGTCGCCGAGCAGCACGATGTGCAGGTCTATGGCGTTGTCCTGATCAAGCCCGGCAGTATTCCCAAAACCTCCAGCGGCAAGATTCAGCGCCACGCCTGCCGCAGCAGCGTGCTCGACGATACGCTGGCGATCCTTGCCAGGAGCGTGCTCGACGAGCGCAGCGCCGAGCAAACGCCAGGAGCCTCGTTCGTCGCGCCGCGCACGCCCGCCGAGGAGCGCGTTGCCGAAGTCTGGGCGGAAGTGCTGGGCCTCGAGCGCGTCGGCGTCGACGATCATTTCTTCGAGTTGGGCGGCGACTCGCTGCTGGCAGCGCAGCTTATTGCCCGGCTCCATGAGCGCGTCGGGGTGGATCTGCCGCTGCGGGCACTCTTTGAACATCCAACCGTCGCCGGACTGGCCGCGCAGATCGACGAGGCCGAGCGCAGCGACGACCCGATCGTGCCGGACGCGGCGGGCGCGGCCCACTCCGATCTCGTGCCGCTCTCGTACGCGCAGCAGCAGATGTGGCTGCTGGATCAGCTCGAACCCGACACGGCGGCCTACACCATCCCGCTGGCCGTGCGCCTGCGCGGTCCCCTCGATGAGGCCGCGCTCCGCGCCGCCTTCCAGC from Herpetosiphonaceae bacterium includes these protein-coding regions:
- a CDS encoding AMP-binding protein, producing the protein MSHSTPTSDVENLVDLLRFRAQFQPDHEAYTFLLDGETNSLSLTYAELDTRARAIGGLLREHAVPGARAVLLYTPGLEYIAAFFGCLYAGIVAVPAYPPQLNWRTSRLTTIVADAQATLALTTRQMLAGMDRWLAQAPELRQLHWLATDDLPTAAPECDTPQLNGAALAFLQYTSGSTSAPKGVMLTHTNLLHNQQLIRDAFGHTPASRGVIWLPPYHDMGLIGGILQGLYAGFPITLMSPVAFLQRPLRWLEAITRYGATSSGGPNFAYDLCARKITPDQCAALDLSTWEVAFSGAEPVRAETLDRFAATFAPHGFRREAFYPCYGLAEATLIVSGGTRTAPPIIRTFDAEALTQHRAVEAAETPAQTRALVGCGQVLGDQRIVIVDPQRRTRCQPDEIGEIWVAGPSVAQGYWRRDEATLQTFKARLADTDDGPYLRTGDLGIVQNGELFITGRLKDMLIIRGRNHYPQDIELTVEQSHPALRPSAGAAFAVEIDGEEHLFVVQEVERQHRKTDLSLVIAAIRRAVAEQHDVQVYGVVLIKPGSIPKTSSGKIQRHACRSSVLDDTLAILARSVLDERSAEQTPGASFVAPRTPAEERVAEVWAEVLGLERVGVDDHFFELGGDSLLAAQLIARLHERVGVDLPLRALFEHPTVAGLAAQIDEAERSDDPIVPDAAGAAHSDLVPLSYAQQQMWLLDQLEPDTAAYTIPLAVRLRGPLDEAALRAAFQ